The genomic region GTTTCACTTTAGCCTTTCTACTAGCGATACTCAAAGGAGAACAAACATGGTAAAAACAAAAGTAAAGGTTAGCGACCTCAAAAAAAGTTTTGGTACAAACGAAGTTTTAAAAGAAATCAATGTAACAGTAACAGAGGGTGAAGTTGTTTGTATTATCGGCCCTTCTGGCTCTGGAAAAAGTACCTTTCTACGCTGTCTAAACGGATTAGAAGAAATCAGTGGTGGAAAGGTAGAAATCGACGATTTCGACATCACAGATTCGGAAACAGACATCAATAAAGTTCGCCAAGATATTGGTATGGTTTTCCAACATTTTAACCTTTTTCCACATTTGACGGTGGCTGAAAATATTGTTTTGGCTCCGGTAGAATTAAAACGCATGACTAAAGAGGAAGCCCACCAAAAGGCTGTAGAATTACTGGAAGTCGTTGGGTTAAGTGAAAAAATAGATGTTTATCCTAATTCTTTATCAGGTGGACAAAAACAGCGGGTCGCTATTGCGCGTGCTCTAGCTATGAATCCAGATATTATGCTTTTCGATGAGCCTACTTCTGCTCTTGACCCTGAGATGGTTGGTGAAGTTTTAGAAGTTATGAAACGTCTAGCGAAACAAGGGATGACTATGATCGTAGTGACGCATGAAATGGGCTTTGCCCGTGAAGTTGGCGATCGGGTTATTTTTATGGATGGCGGCTATATTGTAGAAGAAGGTACGCCAGAAGCTAT from Jeotgalibaca dankookensis harbors:
- a CDS encoding amino acid ABC transporter ATP-binding protein, with protein sequence MVKTKVKVSDLKKSFGTNEVLKEINVTVTEGEVVCIIGPSGSGKSTFLRCLNGLEEISGGKVEIDDFDITDSETDINKVRQDIGMVFQHFNLFPHLTVAENIVLAPVELKRMTKEEAHQKAVELLEVVGLSEKIDVYPNSLSGGQKQRVAIARALAMNPDIMLFDEPTSALDPEMVGEVLEVMKRLAKQGMTMIVVTHEMGFAREVGDRVIFMDGGYIVEEGTPEAIFQHAKQPRTQDFLNKVL